TTATACAAAATTATTCCATGTAGTAAGAACAGCGTATAAAGGTTGGATTGGGTTGGAGGTTCTGTTTGGCCCATGTCCAGTCAAGGGAGCTCCGGTGGGGCGCGCCTTTCCGGCTGCGGTAATCAGCTTCATGGTTCGTGATCTTCGTCTCCGTGGATTTGATATCCTGATCCGCACTTGGATTACCTGGAGACCTTCGTTGTGGGGTAGGTGGTGAGAAATAGCCCTCTAGACATCATGGACAGCTATATTTAGGGTGTGATACTGGCAATTGTGAGGTTCTCCATCTTGTGCtgctttatatatattatggACCTACAAGCAATGTTTTATCATTTAATCTAGTGCCAATTTTGGCTTTTGGTATTGGAATATCCTTATTATACGTACACAGAGTACCATACCCATATATGTCCAGATGAGACCCGTCAGTTTGAAATACTGAAAACTATTTGCAGACTCTCTACGTAGCTCGTCACCATTTTGGCCTTGTACATTTTGAGCTTGCATCTGACCAACTACCCGGTAGGAAAAGTAGAGGGGTTCAGTGTTCCATGGTGCTTTAATGCCCTGGCGGCCTGGCCTGAATCATGAAAGAGACAGGTCTCTATTGAATCGGAACCAGCTGTCATTAGTCCAATGGCGTCAGAAATCACTCGCAGAGAAAGGAATATATACACCGGTCGTCTCATGCCAAACGACAATTTCATGGCTGCCCAGaaggaaatatatagaatagaacGCCGTGCATCATGAACAGTTTAGTCCGCAATGAGCGTTCGTCTCCCTAAGATTCACGTTGTAGTCATTACTGGCCCTTTCCTTGTATATAATGAGAATCCCATTCAGTATATCCACATTTTACAACACAGTACAGAATTATTCAGCTGTAGCTTTTCCTAGTCTCAATGTCTGTTTCCATATCGCACAGGAGCAGGGCTGCAGCCTCGTGCTTATTATGTACAGCTAAGGATAATGGTGTAAAGCCATATATGTCCTTGGCTTTAGGATTAGCGCCCCTCTCCAGGAGTATCTTCACCATTGACGTATGTCCGTGCTTTGCTGCACAGCACAAAGGGGTTCGGCTATAGATATCCCTTGTCTCAATATCTGCTTCGTTGTCGAGCAGAGTCAAGACGGCAGCCATGCGATTATTCTCAACAGCCAGGGATAATGGTGTCCGCTTTCGGGAGCTAGACCTTCCCTCAATAGAAACACCTCTTCCAAGGAGCAGACTTAAAAAGGCCTCGTGTCCATTCACAGCTGCCCATGCTATTGCGTCCTGACTGGAGTAGGTATCTTCATACTGTACGTCGGCGCCCTTGTCAAGGAGCAGTTTTACCACTGCTTGGTGACCATTCTTGACAGCTAGTAATAACGGCGTAAAGCCATTTGGGTGATCCATATGTTCAATGAAAGCCCCTCCCCCAAGTAGTAGTTTTGTAACAGCCTCATGTCCACTAAAAGCTGCCCAGGAGAGAGGTGTGCGACAAGACCATGTATCCAAGGACTCTAACTCGGCACCGTGgtcaagaagaagttctgCCACTGCTTCATATCCATTTAATGCGGACCACGACAATGGGGTTAGTCCCCACTTAAGATCATTCGCCTCAATATCAGCATCGCTGTCCAGTAATAATCTGACTACTTCTGTATATCCGTGTGCAGCAGCGCATGTAAGGGGGGTCCGCGTATATACCTTATCTCTCAACTCCAGCTGCGGTCGGCTATCTTTGCTGAGCAGTATTTGCACTATGTCACGGTCCCCAATGCTGGAAGCGAAATGTAACGGTGTTTGTCCATTCTTGTCGCCGAGTTTAAGATCAGCTCCATATTCCACAAGCAACCTGACTGCTCCTTTTTGCCCATATTTAACAGCGTGGTGTATCGCTGTTTGGCCATTCTCATAGTTTCCTCTATTAATGTCGCCACCGCTCTCAATCAGCAATGTAAGCGCAGCCTTATATCCATGAGAAGCGGCCCATGAGATTAAGTTGCACCCATCACTGCGCCGCGCGTCAGGATCAGTGCCGTTCTCGAGCAGTAACCTCATTACGGGTTCCTGCCCCTTTCCTGCAGCCGAGCAGAATGCCATGATAATATTCTCACCAGAACGTGTTTTGGCTCCCTGCGCAAGAAGGAGATCAACAACAGGCTTGTTTGCATTGTATGTCGCGTAAAGGAGTGGTGTGGCGCCGAATTCGTCTATCGTATTGATGGCAGCTCCCTTCCGTAGTAGGAGGCTCACAACTTCTAAATGCCCGTTCCATGCCGCATATGTTAACGGTGTCCGCATGTATATGTCTATCGAGTTTATTTCTGCACCTTTCCCAGAGGGGACGTGGATTCCGATAAATGAGCGCCTCCGACCTTTGAGCAATAGCTTGACAACACCGACAGACCCTCTCTCGGCAGCCCAAGAAAGTGCTGACCGTTCATGCTTACTATCCACAAAATCTAAGTCACCCTTGTAATCGTCTAGTAGTTCCTTTACAACTGAATCAAGTCCAAAATAGGAGGCGACCATGAGTGCGGTGAAGTCTCTTGGTATCTCCCCATGCGTATTGGACCAATATATCTTGAACCACAATCGCGAGTCCTTCAAGCCTGTATCACAAAATCTTCGGAGTAACTGCATTATTGTGTCCGCATTGATATGTGCACCTTGCAGATGGAGTGTCCAAAACGTCGCAGCGTAGTCAAGAAAAGGATAGGCGTCGACGTACATGCACAAATCGGTCTTTGCATCGAGGGGTGCCATTTCTACTTCCCTTAGCTGCAAGAACCAGACACATATCCTGAACAATATATGATGCGATTGTTGTGGGCTCAGTGAGTGTTTCCATTCGAACGTGTCATATGTGCGTTGTAGAGAGTTTCGTGAGGCGCCTTAAATCAAGAACTCCTTGGCAGTTTGGTGAATCAGATATAGTCTGGAGTCAAGTATGGTCACGAAGAGACCACAAAGGTCGCGTATAGTGTCGCGAAAGCGCTCTTCTGGAATAATATCAAGATCAAGATATGACCTGTGGCTTTCTTGGAGTCTTAACGCTACCCCCATTTCCTGGACCGTGAGAGGCCTCGCTGCTCCGACTATAATATGCAAGAGCTTCTTGGCCTGCTCGGAGTTTCGGCTTTTCGATAATATTCTTTCGTAAGCGTCATAAACGCTGTTGGGAAGATTGGTAGTGACATCTACAATCCTTCTCTTATCAATGTCGACTTCGCTTTCGATTAGTTCGAGCGTGAGCTGAGCCCAGAGATAAGTTCTATTGGGAATTTGTAGGAGTCTCTCCAGGAGGAGCTGCTGTTCCTCATGTCCGAGTCTCAGCTTTGCACGGATATTCTTCACCCTCTCTCTGACAAATATCTCGATCTCTGCGGAGATCTTGTACATCTCAGCATCGCTCTCCCCGGAAAGATGAATGACAGGCAATTCTGGAATGTCCAGAGGTCGAAGACCCCGCTTTATCTTACCATATGGTCGTGTAGTCAAAAGAAACTTCAGATTCGAGTCTCTTTTCCTGCCATAGAACTTGCACAATGCATTCTCGAGAAGGAATCGCCCTTCATCTTCACATTCATCGATCGCATCTAGGAGGATGATTACTTCGCCTGCGTTACGGGCCTCGATAGTGGTAACGAGAGTATCCCAAAGTTCGCTAAATGAATTGGTAAAATTGTCTCCTTGGATCTCGAACTGTTCGAGGATTCCTTCAGAGAGCAAGTCGCGCCTTGCCTCAAATAACTGGCTGAGAATACAGCATAAGGCTTTGGTAATGCTCCTCTGATCTTCAAAGTCAtctttgaaaaagaagtagCATATTGTTCGTCTATCTGCAGGGAGGACAGTGTCCACCAGGTATTTGGCAAGCACCGACTTCCCGCACCCTGGATCTGCGGAAACCCAGAGAAGTGTCGATGATCTGCTTTGTTCCCAGGTTTGAAAGAGGCGATGACCGACAAACCACTCACAAGTTCCTGCTATTCGATCAGGGTTTCGGTCTTTACGATCTCGATAGGGCGACTTTCGAACGCTTTTTAGAAAATTggtctctttctgtttctgtgCCGAGCTTTTTGTTGCCTCTGAGCCGACATCTTGTGGCAGGGACCTTGAAGAATCTGGAATCTTTCGTTATTCTCCTGAAAGCTGACGCCAAACCTGAGGCAACAGTACGCACCAACTCGTAGACTTATTGCCCAATGTTCTAGGAATCCTTCGTGGCAGCAGCTGCTGTCGCCGCTGCATAACCTTGCCAATTCTTACTCTTATGGCTATCAGCGTAGTCGCATGCAGCTTTGATGACCAGTACACCCCGAAAGAGCTCCCAAACCCCAGCGCCTTCCATCTCGAATGCGGTCACCTGATCTCGCGCTGCGATGCTGTCTCGATCCACTCCAGATTTCATCACGGTGTCCCCTGATGCAACAAGTCCGAAGTGGATCACTGGGTTAAATGGCTCAGATAATCTTTGACGTGGCACAAGGTTGCCTTCATGACACTGGAGATGGTCACAAGTAAGCTTTATTGCACTGTCACAGacatcatcattcttcaaACAGGCCGCACACGTCCAATCCACGTGGTGTTTGTGCCTATATGTTGGCTCAAAAAGTTTATCCTCGGTCGCTCCGGGATATGTCGCGACATCATATAGCTTCTCGCGCAAGTCTAAAAGATGCCCTATTGTCCTTTCATGCAGCGCCCGACGGCCCTGCTCTACTTGCAGCTTGGCCAGGACTGCTCGGATTTCAGGACTAGGCCTTGGCAAGTTATCGCGCGGTGTATCCTTCCTTGCGAATTGGTTGCTGGGGTATCTCCTCCCGAAGTCGTACTGGACCAGCCCTTCGCTGATTATCACATCACCGAGATGTATCTCCGCGTCTGGCTGCTTGCGGAGCGGAATGGCGCCACAAACCCCCATCACAATGGCAAGCTGGACACCCTCAAAGCTCGCACGCAGGTTTGCAGCAGCGGTTGCAGCAGCGATCTTTCCCATGCCTGCCATGTGCACCAGAACGACATTATGGCGTCCAATGGAACCGGTAGAGTATGCGTTCGTGTCCCCTACTGCCTTACCATACAGGTGGCTGTCCCATTCTGTGTCAAAGAGTGCGCTTACCGCTGTGGCCTCTAACGGTAAGGCGCAGATTATGCCGACTCCAAATTGACTTCTGTCGGTTGGTGGATTATTGACAGTCATGACTTCGGCTTACTGTAGCTCGGCAATGTCTCTATCGTTCGCTGTGGCATCAATGCTGTGCGAGTCAAAGTACAGATCAAGAAATATGAAATGATCGAATTTATTATGTTACAGTCAAAGCTCCAGCATATCTGAGGATAGAGGTGCTACTCCGGTACTGAAAGGGAGGATATGCGGGGAAAGCCTTTCAGGTGTAAAACCATCACAGCCTCGTGAGGCTGAGTTGGATATCCTCCCTTAATTAGTGGCAATTTAACCACATATTTCCCTATAAAGATCGTGGCACATCCCCGATAAGGCACTTATTTGCGTGCAAAATGCCTATGAGTCAATCCTGTATTATCCTATTAATGTGGACAAGTATTGTGCTCATATCGGCCAAGGAAATAGTTGTTACATATAGCCTGTGGGACATTAACAAGTCTATAGGGAACTTACTAACGAGCAATAATGAAGTTGAATTCATTTATTCTTAGGTTCGCTATCCACATTTAAGATGTGCTCCATTCGATAATTCTCATACTTGGAATACATGATGGTTACCATTTGAACTGTCCGTAATCCATGGCTGATGTACAGGATTGTCGTAGTCCTGAACATCGTACTCATCAgagttttcttcttcctcgtcttcgccctcttctccaaagtATTCACtgccttcctcatcttcgctgTCCTCCCCATCGAATGCATCGTCACACTCTCGTGGCGGATTGATCAAATCTAGCACCTCATTAAGTCTTTCAAATAGACACAAGTCATACGCAAGGTCATCTAGCTCAAGCAACTTCAGCCATAAACCTTCTTCGCTGGATTCCTCCTCACGGATAGTTCTCCTCTCATCCTCCgacatggttgaaagaaTCTCGATCATTGCCTCCTCAAGACAATGATCGGACTGAAATTGCTTCTGCACTTCATGACCCACAACATCATTATCAGACAAACAAATAGTCTTTCCAATCTTGCGCAAAACCGAAAGCCCATTAAGTCGCGTCTGGAGACTTGTAAGGGGCCCGCATTGCTGAGCGATAGACTTAATCGTATCCACGACTTCATACCACACATCGCCTGCAACGTCATACTGGCGCGAGCCTTTTAATTTGCGATGCGCCACATTGATAGAATACCAGACACTCTTAGACAGAGAGTCGAAATTGATCACGCGATTGCGTTCCTTTTCCCGCATTTCCTCGATCGTGTTGTGAATGTGGGTAGCCACGTCTGAGTGTGCTTCAGCTGCCTTGATTACGATGTCGCACAGCTTGTCGTGGCTGAGCTGGTCCACCAGTCTGAGGACCTCCTCGGAATTGATTGTGCCATTACCTGGCTGGGCAGTGGAGGCTTCAGTGAGGTGTGTGACATGAGCATCACCGGTGAGGTTTGCGCGCGCGCGCTTGGTCGGTCGAGGGCTGGACATTTTGACAGTCATCACACAGCAAAGTGTTGGGCGCTGATGTTGGGAATTATGGAACAGAAGCGAAAGGGCTCAATGGTGATTTCGTAGCTCTGCGCAGTTGATACTAATTAGCCCCCTGGGACAAAATCTGTTTTTGTGATATAACGCGCCGCGCGTTAGTGGAAGGATTCATTCTTATCGATAAGTTCACTAGGGACACAGAGCAAATTACCCAAATAGGCAATTCACGGCCGGCATTTGAGATCACAGCCAAGCTGTGGATAGTACGACTAGTTCTGCCTGAATTAAATTGATATTATTGGTCGAGGTAGCTATAGTGACGACATGAATCGACTTACCTACTAATGTAAATGTTAATCGCACAGTCCTACGCGATCACCGTCATCAACCTAGAGTACCGATTGGCGTACAGCCCTCCTTTCCGAGTATACAGCCTTCCATTCCGTACAGCCAACCTTCCTATTTAGGTTAGTGATGTACTAAAGTGGTATAGCCTCTGCTTTATATGGCCTAGTAGATGTTATGTAATCCCATTAGGACTAATACTGCAGTTTAATATACAAATAGAAgagagtcgaagaagaaaaatggtTGATATTAACCGACTCGAAGGACCTTTCGTTCTACTCTAGTCCccggatgatattgattcATGCCCATCACTACACAGGGTACCCCGGCGCATTTTATTCGCTGCTCGCTCCCCGTCGGGGCACCGCCATGGACAGTTATAATTAAACTACGTAATGTACATAGGAATGAAATCTGTAGTCAAATATACCCTATTCCGGCAAGTTCTAAACGGAAGAGCtgcgaaaaaaaaaaaaaaaaaacattTATGTCTATTCAGCCTCCGACATGTCGACCTCGTTTTGTTCACCATCTTGATCACTCTCTTCGAATAAAGACCGTAATTCATCGTTCtcccctccatcatcttcagctCCAGTGTCCACCTTGGGGAACTCATCTATCACATCTTTAAAGGCACGGAATATCTTCTCATCTGATTCCTGATACACATAAACCAGAGCAGACCacaagtcatcatcatcaaccac
This window of the Aspergillus oryzae RIB40 DNA, chromosome 8 genome carries:
- a CDS encoding ankyrin repeat domain-containing protein (ankyrin repeat), yielding MVASYFGLDSVVKELLDDYKGDLDFVDSKHERSALSWAAERGSVGVVKLLLKGRRRSFIGIHVPSGKGAEINSIDIYMRTPLTYAAWNGHLEVVSLLLRKGAAINTIDEFGATPLLYATYNANKPVVDLLLAQGAKTRSGENIIMAFCSAAGKGQEPVMRLLLENGTDPDARRSDGCNLISWAASHGYKAALTLLIESGGDINRGNYENGQTAIHHAVKYGQKGAVRLLVEYGADLKLGDKNGQTPLHFASSIGDRDIVQILLSKDSRPQLELRDKVHNIYKAAQDGEPHNCQYHTLNIAVHDV
- a CDS encoding 5'-methylthioadenosine/S-adenosylhomocysteine nucleosidase family protein (predicted protein) gives rise to the protein MSSPRPTKRARANLTGDAHVTHLTEASTAQPGNGTINSEEVLRLVDQLSHDKLCDIVIKAAEAHSDVATHIHNTIEEMREKERNRVINFDSLSKSVWYSINVAHRKLKGSRQYDVAGDVWYEVVDTIKSIAQQCGPLTSLQTRLNGLSVLRKIGKTICLSDNDVVGHEVQKQFQSDHCLEEAMIEILSTMSEDERRTIREEESSEEGLWLKLLELDDLAYDLCLFERLNEVLDLINPPRECDDAFDGEDSEDEEGSEYFGEEGEDEEEENSDEYDVQDYDNPVHQPWITDSSNANLRINEFNFIIARKYVVKLPLIKGGYPTQPHEAVMVLHLKGFPRISSLSVPDIDATANDRDIAELQSQFGVGIICALPLEATAVSALFDTEWDSHLYGKAVGDTNAYSTGSIGRHNVVLVHMAGMGKIAAATAAANLRASFEGVQLAIVMGVCGAIPLRKQPDAEIHLGDVIISEGLVQYDFGRRYPSNQFARKDTPRDNLPRPSPEIRAVLAKLQVEQGRRALHERTIGHLLDLREKLYDVATYPGATEDKLFEPTYRHKHHVDWTCAACLKNDDVCDSAIKLTCDHLQCHEGNLVPRQRLSEPFNPVIHFGLVASGDTVMKSGVDRDSIAARDQVTAFEMEGAGVWELFRGVLVIKAACDYADSHKSKNWQGYAAATAAAATKDS